In Silene latifolia isolate original U9 population chromosome 3, ASM4854445v1, whole genome shotgun sequence, a single window of DNA contains:
- the LOC141648099 gene encoding uncharacterized protein LOC141648099: MEEQQPSFLSSGTRFDLTEFLGVFPTLVRNDSQTINTYHLKNQKLMMLCFFCLPLRSDTVAITRAISLVSSEMHAFGAFELIIFVDYITDCDDKDAALSDFISSFPSFCLTPKSTRRLGPTMPLACYPHGLLVNRAQMVEWHKPLHFFLKYGVDAFPFTSERLSWISQCDKSTVSGNCLAEFLCYSPFTFPSVSTFLRKYPGGDTEKATISDLQDKFVGLYLCLTGNLIPTLDNVHKNCCELGLEFEIILVYMPFNCSDDDPQLFQDRINSTLKGRNISWWVFPFINWVSRRLSRLSHQDADDRLIIIDPKSKYVEFHGEAVIRHHGASAYPFFRELLANKEVERLREVTLESLFPIAALQGKTVFLYLQCAEDHSHNCFDRHFSYCQMKALDTNLDMVFLGLDISSIGTSSETPWLDSDYMTRTIFGKGDKCSTIIAFGKDGRISSLVPLRLVCSSCPDFPLYNNLHNEISAELAGCKVPYADANNLKKSYIEFINQDHAVLPLLGKEYYFPGLPVRGEMKRSEKHDFYDDCADKDAPYQYLASKTEFIFVRNKDVQYPKAIHEKVAKIDTSNFDVVSFLSADNRQYLIRNDNCSPLFEVERLRDKKWVMICCLSCPIYFESDLTMVYRGISDIWYELKDKLGDTFEMVLVPKMIRDFETDRSSFNHMLSGFPRSCLVIPFWDSSSRDAICYSLGFSIFPQGLFLRDKRVIWCKNISHMGKYGLDTFPFTQEDLRKKKDEELKISWNVQSLETLFGCSSAYVLAKNPGDANDNYKSIEQLEKMLVGVYLCSSGDSIPMLHKLYEVCKANNIEFEIVVVYCHSSGKNSNMDLFQKQIKSALSERKISCWVLPYKGWVSRRFRRLLYAATEDNLIILGNGVVDPHGSDFIDPHGIGHFISDGSGPIERLISEFKSRYRVQCSAPAL; the protein is encoded by the exons TGATGATGCTATGTTTTTTCTGTCTGCCTCTCCGGTCAGACACTGTTGCTATTACCCGGGCCATTTCTCTTGTATCTTCTGAGATGCATGCTTTTGGGGCTTTCGAACTTATTATATTTGTAGACTATATTACGGACTGTGACGATAAAGATGCTGCCTTGTCTGACTTCATTTCCAGTTTCCCCTCATTCTGTCTAACTCCCAAATCAACCCGTAGATTAGGACCCACCATGCCGCTCGCCTGTTATCCCCATGGTTTGTTGGTAAATCGAGCCCAAATGGTTGAGTGGCACAAACCTCTTCACTTTTTTTTAAAATATGGAGTTGACGCCTTTCCCTTTACTTCTGAGCGGCTCTCATGGATTTCCCAGTGCGACAAAAGCACAGTGTCCGGCAATTGCCTTGCCGAATTTTTGTGCTACTCGCCCTTCACTTTTCCTAGCGTTTCTACATTTCTCCGTAAGTATCCAGGAGGCGACACAGAAAAAGCGACAATTTCTGATCTTCAGGATAAGTTTGTTGGTTTGTACCTGTGCCTAACGGGAAATTTGATACCTACACTCGATAATGTTCATAAAAATTGCTGTGAATTGGGCCTAGAGTTTGAGATTATCCTTGTGTACATGCCTTTCAATTGCTCTGACGACGACCCTCAATTGTTCCAAGACCGTATCAATTCTACTTTGAAAGGACGAAATATATCCTGGTGGGTGTTCCCCTTCATTAACTGGGTAAGCAGAAGGCTCTCGCGGCTCTCTCACCAAGATGCGGATGATCGTTTGATAATCATAGATCCCAAATCTAAGTATGTGGAATTTCATGGCGAAGCAGTCATACGCCACCACGGTGCAAGTGCATACCCCTTCTTTAGAGAGCTCCTGGCTAATAAGGAAGTGGAGAGGCTTAGGGAAGTAACCCTCGAGTCGTTGTTTCCTATCGCAGCGCTTCAAGGCAAAACTGTTTTTCTCTATCTTCAGTGTGCAGAGGACCACTCACACAATTGTTTCGATAGACATTTCTCTTATTGTCAAATGAAGGCACTCGATACTAATCTTGATATGGTCTTTCTTGGCTTAGATATATCGTCTATTGGAACTTCTTCTGAAACCCCATGGCTTGACTCTGATTATATGACAAGGACAATTTTCGGGAAGGGTGACAAATGTAGTACTATTATTGCTTTCGGGAAAGATGGCCGCATTTCTTCTCTAGTTCCTCTACGGCTTGTATGTTCTTCCTGCCCAGATTTTCCCTTGTACAATAATCTGCACAATGAAATTAGTGCAGAATTAGCTG GGTGTAAGGTGCCGTATGCTGATGCAAATAATCTTAAAAAGTCGTATATCGAATTCATTAATCAGGACCATGCAGTTCTTCCTTTGCTAGGAAAAGAGTACTACTTTCCTGGTCTTCCAGTTCGTGGGGAAATGAAACGATCAGAAAAGCACGACTTTTATGACGATTGTGCTGATAAGGATGCGCCATACCAATATTTAGCGTCCAAAACTGAGTTTATTTTTGTGAGAAACAAGGATGTGCAATACCCAAAGGCGATCCATGAAAAAGTTGCCAAAATCGACACTAGTAATTTTGACGTCGTTTCCTTCCTCTCAGCTGATAACAGACAGTACCTGATTCGCAATGATAATTGTAGTCCTTTATTTGAAGTTGAGCGTCTTAGGGATAAAAAATGGGTTATGATTTGTTGCCTTTCCTGCCCCATTTATTTCGAAAGCGATTTGACAATGGTATATAGAGGTATTTCGGACATCTGGTATGAGTTGAAAGATAAGCTCGGTGATACTTTTGAGATGGTCTTGGTCCCTAAGATGATTAGGGATTTTGAAACTGATCGGTCAAGCTTCAACCACATGTTGTCTGGCTTTCCTCGGTCATGCCTTGTGATTCCCTTCTGGGACTCGAGCTCTCGCGACGCTATATGCTATTCGCTCGGCTTTTCAATATTTCCGCAAGGTCTATTTCTTAGGGACAAGAGGGTTATATGGTGCAAAAACATATCTCATATGGGAAAGTATGGGTTAGACACATTTCCCTTCACTCAAGAGGACTTGAGGAAAAAAAAGGATGAAGAACTTAAAATATCATGGAATGTTCAGTCCCTTGAGACACTGTTTGGCTGCTCATCCGCATACGTTCTTGCCAAGAACCCGGGAGATGCGAATGATAATTATAAGtctatcgaacaacttgaaaaaaTGCTCGTGGGTGTGTATTTGTGCTCAAGTGGGGATTCCATACCTATGCTTCATAAGTTGTATGAAGTCTGTAAAGCTAATAACATTGAATTTGAGATTGTGGTAGTGTATTGTCATTCTAGTGGTAAAAACTCGAACATGGATTTGTTCCAGAAGCAGATTAAGAGTGCCTTGAGTGAGAGGAAAATATCATGTTGGGTATTACCCTATAAGGGTTGGGTGAGCCGCAGGTTCCGACGACTTTTGTACGCAGCCACTGAAGATAACTTGATCATTCTGGGCAATGGAGTCGTAGATCCCCATGGTTCAGATTTCATAGATCCCCATGGGATTGGACATTTCATAAGTGATGGTAGTGGACCTATAGAAAGACTCATTTCAGAATTTAAGAGCAGATATCGTGTTCAATGCAGCGCACCTGCACTATAG